One stretch of Candidatus Binatia bacterium DNA includes these proteins:
- a CDS encoding amidase, whose protein sequence is MDLRFAPAAELARAIHRGDLSPVELMQFTLERLAQVNPKLNAFVAQHPAERLLQQAREVAERLARKEEVGPLAGLPLGVKDLEDTVGLPTTHGSLVFRDHVAQRDTIQVARLKQAGAIVVGKTNTPEFGYTAFTSNRVFGPTRNPWHLERTPGGSSGGSSAAVAGGLVPLATASDGGGSVRIPAAFTGLVGLKPSQGRIPWGPEEALRFTHCIVSGPLTRTVEDAALWLDVTVGPHPEDPFSLPHPGISYREVIRHEPPRLRIGYSLTLGYARPAQSVRAAVEAALRALEKAGHRVEPVEIQLEDIVLDWARLMAVEDYAFHGAHFRDEDLLDPGYRVGVELAKQLRPADLGDVLRLRQRLVSTFEELLSRYDLLATPTTAAEPFAAEGPIPFEIDGEMVSTPGGAIAYTYPFNFTGHPAISLRAGLSPSGLPIGIQFVAPRFREDLLLQLAAEFEQLLPWHNDWPEL, encoded by the coding sequence ATGGATTTGCGTTTTGCGCCTGCCGCCGAACTGGCCCGAGCCATCCACCGCGGCGATCTTTCGCCCGTGGAATTGATGCAGTTTACGTTGGAGCGGCTGGCGCAAGTGAACCCGAAACTGAATGCGTTCGTCGCTCAACATCCCGCTGAGCGGTTACTCCAGCAAGCACGAGAGGTGGCCGAGCGGTTAGCCCGCAAGGAAGAAGTAGGCCCGCTGGCGGGCTTGCCCTTGGGCGTGAAAGATTTGGAGGACACCGTTGGTCTGCCCACCACGCACGGCTCGCTGGTGTTTCGCGACCATGTGGCGCAGCGCGACACCATCCAGGTCGCTCGCTTGAAACAAGCCGGAGCCATCGTGGTCGGAAAGACCAACACGCCCGAGTTCGGGTACACGGCCTTTACGAGCAATCGGGTCTTCGGACCAACCCGCAACCCGTGGCACCTCGAGCGCACGCCGGGAGGCTCCAGCGGCGGATCCTCGGCAGCCGTAGCCGGAGGGCTGGTGCCACTGGCGACAGCTTCCGATGGCGGCGGCTCCGTGCGCATCCCGGCGGCATTTACGGGACTGGTGGGACTCAAACCGTCGCAGGGGCGCATCCCCTGGGGCCCGGAGGAGGCGTTGCGCTTTACGCACTGCATCGTCAGCGGTCCGCTGACGCGCACGGTCGAAGACGCTGCCTTGTGGCTCGATGTCACCGTCGGGCCACACCCGGAAGACCCGTTTTCCTTGCCTCACCCGGGCATCTCGTACCGCGAAGTCATCCGGCACGAGCCGCCGCGCTTGCGCATCGGGTACTCGCTCACTTTGGGCTACGCCCGGCCGGCGCAGTCGGTGCGCGCGGCCGTCGAGGCGGCTCTGCGCGCACTGGAGAAGGCGGGGCATCGAGTCGAGCCGGTAGAGATCCAACTGGAGGACATTGTCCTCGACTGGGCGCGGCTCATGGCCGTGGAGGACTACGCCTTCCACGGTGCGCACTTTCGCGACGAGGACTTGCTCGACCCCGGCTACCGCGTGGGTGTGGAGTTGGCAAAGCAGCTCCGGCCAGCGGATTTGGGCGATGTGCTTCGCCTCCGCCAGCGCTTGGTGTCCACCTTCGAGGAGCTGCTGTCGCGCTACGATCTCCTGGCCACACCCACCACTGCAGCGGAGCCGTTTGCGGCCGAAGGGCCGATTCCGTTCGAAATTGACGGCGAGATGGTCAGCACACCGGGCGGTGCGATTGCGTACACATATCCCTTCAACTTCACGGGCCATCCGGCCATTTCGTTGCGCGCAGGCCTGAGCCCGAGCGGCTTGCCGATTGGCATTCAGTTCGTGGCACCGCGCTTTCGGGAAGACCTGTTGCTGCAGCTCGCCGCCGAATTCGAGCAGTTGCTGCCGTGGCACAACGACTGGCCAGAATTGTGA
- the ltp1 gene encoding lipid-transfer protein, whose amino-acid sequence MAQPNRVFVIGVGMTKFERCERDARELAQEAALEALKDAAIDYDKIEQAFCGYINGMSCLGQLSLYGIGMTGIPVYNVNNNCATGSTALYLAYNAVRTGQNQAVLALGFEKMQKGPLENQLKGLEQLKEESEKENKPPIAARMFGDAGRDHMEKYGTRPETFAKIAVKNHRHSVNNPRAQYQQAFSLEEILASRMVYDPLTLLQCCPTSDGAAAAVVVSEEFLRRHPHPGAIEICAMAMATDRMEDWSRGRIGMVGMGMTERAARAVYEQSGIGIEDVQVVELHDCFSTNELITYEGLGMCREGEGEKLVEDEATTYGGKWVVNPSGGLLSKGHPLGATGLAQCAELVWQLRGQAERRQVENARIGLQHNLGLGGACVVAMYKRP is encoded by the coding sequence ATGGCGCAACCAAATCGGGTGTTCGTGATCGGCGTGGGCATGACCAAGTTCGAGCGCTGCGAGCGAGACGCACGCGAACTCGCGCAGGAAGCCGCGCTCGAAGCCCTGAAGGATGCCGCCATTGACTACGACAAGATCGAGCAAGCATTTTGCGGCTACATCAACGGAATGAGCTGCCTCGGGCAGCTCAGCCTTTACGGCATCGGCATGACCGGCATTCCGGTGTATAACGTCAACAATAACTGCGCGACCGGATCCACGGCTCTGTACCTCGCCTACAACGCCGTTCGCACCGGTCAGAACCAGGCTGTGCTCGCGCTTGGCTTCGAGAAGATGCAAAAGGGCCCGCTGGAAAACCAACTCAAGGGGCTCGAACAGCTCAAGGAAGAAAGCGAGAAGGAAAACAAACCCCCAATTGCTGCGCGTATGTTCGGAGATGCCGGGCGGGACCACATGGAAAAGTACGGCACGCGTCCGGAAACGTTCGCCAAGATTGCCGTGAAAAATCACCGCCACTCGGTCAACAACCCCCGCGCGCAGTACCAGCAAGCGTTTTCTCTGGAAGAAATTCTCGCTTCGCGGATGGTGTACGACCCGCTGACTCTGCTGCAGTGCTGCCCCACGAGCGACGGTGCCGCAGCGGCGGTTGTGGTTTCCGAGGAGTTCCTCCGCCGGCACCCACATCCCGGGGCAATCGAAATTTGCGCCATGGCGATGGCTACGGATCGGATGGAGGACTGGTCGCGCGGCCGCATCGGCATGGTCGGGATGGGCATGACCGAGCGTGCCGCCCGTGCGGTGTACGAGCAAAGCGGCATCGGCATCGAAGATGTACAAGTGGTCGAGTTGCACGATTGCTTCAGCACCAACGAACTGATCACGTATGAAGGTCTGGGAATGTGCCGAGAGGGGGAGGGCGAAAAACTGGTGGAAGATGAAGCCACGACCTACGGTGGCAAGTGGGTCGTGAATCCCTCGGGAGGCTTGCTTTCCAAGGGGCATCCGCTCGGGGCGACCGGACTGGCGCAGTGCGCCGAGTTGGTTTGGCAACTGCGCGGCCAAGCCGAACGCCGCCAAGTGGAAAACGCCCGCATCGGATTGCAGCACAACCTCGGCCTCGGAGGGGCGTGCGTGGTGGCGATGTACAAGCGCCCGTGA
- a CDS encoding alpha/beta hydrolase, with protein sequence MVVIVHGYDGSGPGHWQRWLHAQLRERGVGVEFPELPDPQWPQCDRWVGELREIVTRAPSPVVFAAHSLGCWAVDHLLARHGSEGIAAALLVAPPSPYLLFEPVQSFFPAPQSAAAWQPLRANSLLVASDNDPYIDPGEAVNIAHRIGIAARILPGAGHINIESGFGPWPFALEWVLRRVQ encoded by the coding sequence ATGGTAGTGATCGTTCACGGCTACGACGGATCGGGCCCGGGCCACTGGCAGCGCTGGTTACACGCACAGTTACGCGAGCGTGGTGTGGGCGTCGAGTTTCCCGAACTGCCCGATCCGCAATGGCCGCAGTGCGATCGCTGGGTCGGCGAGCTTCGCGAGATTGTGACTCGTGCGCCATCTCCGGTGGTCTTTGCCGCCCATTCGTTAGGCTGCTGGGCCGTAGATCACCTCCTCGCGCGCCACGGCTCGGAGGGTATTGCGGCGGCACTCCTAGTAGCGCCACCCTCGCCTTATTTGTTGTTCGAGCCGGTGCAAAGCTTTTTTCCCGCTCCTCAGTCGGCCGCAGCATGGCAGCCGCTGCGGGCGAACAGCCTGCTGGTCGCATCGGACAACGACCCGTACATCGATCCGGGCGAAGCGGTGAACATTGCGCACCGGATCGGCATCGCCGCTCGAATCCTGCCCGGCGCCGGGCATATCAACATCGAGTCCGGCTTCGGCCCATGGCCCTTCGCCCTCGAGTGGGTGCTGCGCCGGGTCCAGTAG